A stretch of DNA from Hevea brasiliensis isolate MT/VB/25A 57/8 unplaced genomic scaffold, ASM3005281v1 Scaf361, whole genome shotgun sequence:
AATATATCGTCCTACCAATATAAGGCAAACTTTAGATTTGGGTGAACTTTAGATTTGGGTGAATTATATttacatttataaattaattatttttataaaaattaatggatttaaaattttttttgatagTCTTATAAGATCacgtataaaattaaaaaaaaatgatcttCATGTTTAAACCATTGTTTTAAGATTTATTATACAGATTAAGTATATtgtaaatttcattattttttcttttttaatgacatataattgtaagttaaatatgatacaattaattcaaataaaactgttagattaaattgtaatttgacaaaaaaaattactttttttaatcATTAGTACTtactttaatgattattgaacttCATGTTAAACTTCAATTTGGTGGAATTTAGTCACGCAAATATAATTTTTCCGCTTAATTccaaatacttaaaattaaagaGTAAAACTGTATAGAATAACTTGTATAACTGAAATTTTATAGTGcgaaattatcaaatttgaagaatttacaagttataatttaaaacaataacttaTAATCTTTTGTAGATGGCTTATTATATTTTCATCTCTAATATAtacctttttatttttcttttttcacaACTGCATATGTTTTAgaattaaataatttgaaaaatttgAAAATGCTGAATATAAGTTACAATCGATTCAATGACTCTTTCTCATTTGAATTTGAAGGTAACTTCATATCCCATctcatttgttatttttattttgtatatAAAAAATGCTTGACTTCAAttcagaaaatttttaaaatgggTCAAAATAAAATTACAGAAGATATTTGTAATTGGCTtctatgaatttaattttttgaatgcGTATAATTATTAAcattgttaaaaaaatattttctttatataaataaaaattttcagaaGTATGCTTTTTAAATCAGTCTTTTaactaataattgcatttaggtaattttttaaaaaatattaaaactcttaaatttttctttttttttttttatcataatgtaTATCCTTAATACTTTTTATTGACTTTGAGAATTCATCACTGTCTTACTTATTAGtagctatttatttttttatttgattattgtatgaattattatattattttggcaatttcttttttattacttTGTTTGAACTTTGAGTCAATATTACATTATGCTGCGGAGgttttaaaaaattatcaaatttcttCAAAACAGTTTCTTTTTTTCTAGAAATTCAAAAACAGTAACCTGCAATCTTTTATAAAtgacttattttattttaaacagTAACTAATATATGTTCATCTCTAACATATGTTTCAGAATtaaataatttgataaatttggAAGTATTGGATTTGCGTTACAATCAATTCAACGGCTCCCTTTTAAGCCTCTCAAAAGGTAACTTCATATCTTATCTCAATTGTTATTTTTGTTTAGTTAGATACAAAATAAGCCTCATTGACGAAttcataaatttaacttgtaaattatatatatatatgaaggaaGAAATAGATTAACTGGTGTTTTTagcacagttcaaaatttaacttgtaaattatattttttattaaataaacaaattatgttattttatatcaATATTAAATGATATAATACTAGGTTTAAAGGAAAAAGAATTATTTTTTAATCAGATAAATGATTATTATTATCTTTCTTGAAATATGCAATTACAATAttgtttttatatataaatattcataattaaacataataaaataaaatagaattaaaataaaatttttattgtagtGACCTAAAAGATTTcattattatgattattattaaatataaaattttgaaatttaatataaaaaaagaagttatgaaattaataaatatttataatttcattaaataataaaaattaaattaaattattaaataatattaactaCGTGTAAGTGCACATACCGCTAACTTGTTATGTATTATTAGGATTGAATCAAAGATTTAActatgtaataatatatatatataacatttgattgaaatttaactaaattattttttaattaacttttattcacattaactttacaaatatttcaaaataaaattaaaaaataatcatatcataattaaataaaattgaggTTTCCCCTTCCCTTTTCAAAAAAACTCTTTTTCTtttgtcatttttattattatctttCCGTTAATCTCCTCATTATTCTTAACCTTcgtgaattatttttttttaaattgaatataatattttataattacattagaaataatttaggaaaatgaattattaaaataaaaatatgttttCACTTGAAGAAAGAAACTTGAAAaatcttaatatttttattaaaaatatatataataaaatcatGAAAAGCgtgaaaattataattatatactaTTTACTCCATTCTGTTATTATCTTAtcctttttaaaattaaaagataatactaaaaattatataattttatgatcacattatagttttttttttattattgaattttatgtaTAAACTTATTGTTTAAAAGTTTCATTATTAATGTAAAATATAATATCATACGTACTTAGAAAGGTAGAATATTAACAAATAGATATATCAAaagaacatataaaaataaacactTAATCTATAATTAGCTAggtgaattaaaaaaaatacacaaCTAAATATTAAATATGTTTTCAATTAATgatatcatttaaaaaaataagattAATCTGCACATTATATGGGCTAGCATCTAGTTAAATATATTCTGGGTTaccaaattgattaattaaaattttttattttcttttaattttatcaatattaatttaattaaactatTAATATTGTTAACAATTTTAATCCATTTATAAAACTCATATAACTAtatcaattaataaataaatatatcactttcatttattttaatttaatagttgataaaatatttttcttgaagaaattttattaatttttgtaataattaagcaataaaaatattaatttaaaaagaaacatttataaaaaaaataatgcatGCTTTTTATCATAATTAGTAAATGgtgaaaattatatttattttttacgaAAATAGTTTTTTTAGGTTATATATgcgtaaaaattaaaaattatataaaaatatttaaatatattttcaatgatatcatttataaaataatattaatccaCGCATTATACAAGCTAACGTCTAGTTAAACATTTTCTGGGTACCAAACTGATTaatttagcaaaaaaaaaaaaaaaatcctacatTCTAACATAATAAAATTTATCTGTACTATtgaaaaattatggttgattcgCAAAATTGACTTAATATTCCAACATTTTATTGGCTTAATATTTTCCTATTGTAGGATTATGCAAATTCAAAAGTCTCGTTGAGTTGGGTCTCGGAGGAAATCAATTTTCTGGCCCTCTTCCGGAATGTATTGGCAACTTGACCAACCTCCAAGTTCTTGATCTGTCATTCAATCAGTTGAGTGGCAACTTTCAATCTGTTGTTTCTAAACTCACATCCCTCAAGTATTTGCTACTTTCTGGTAATGAGTTTGAAGGCTTATTCTCATTTAGCGCTTTGGCTAACCACTCTAAGCTTGAAGTATTTCTACTCTCTTCGGGAAGTAGGAGGTTAGAATTGGAAACAGAACATCCTACATGGTTTCCTACATTTCAACTCAAGTACATTGACTTGTCGAATTGCAACTTAAATGTGAGAACTAGAGCAATTCCTAGCTTTCTTCTCTACCAAAATGACATACGCTTCATTGATCTCTCTCACAATATGCTGTTTGGGACGTTCCCCTCTTGGATCTTACGAAATAACTCCAAGTTACAAGTTATGAATTTGATGAACAACTCATTTACGGGAACTTTTCATCTACCAAATTACAAGCATGATTTGCTTAAGTTTGATATTTCGAGCAACAACATCACTGGTGTGCTGCCTAAGGAGTTTGGTTTGGTCCTCTCAAATCTACTCTATATAAACATGTCAAGAAATAATTTCAACGGTAATGTTCCTTCTTCAATTAGTGAGATACAAGAACTATATGTTCTGGATTTATCCCATAATAAATTCTCAGGAGAGTTGCCAGGAAGTCTGTTTGCAAATTGTACCATTGATTGTACACTGATTCTGTCAAACAATAATCTTCAGGGGAACATTTTTCCTCAAAATATGAACTTGAGAAGCTTGACGACATTGGATATGAAAAACAACAACTTCAGTGCGATGATAGGCGTAGACTTCTTGGACAGATCCTCCTTATCTTTTTTGGACATATCCAATAATAAGGTATCAGGTCCATTTCCGAGACAACTATGTAATATGAGTAGTCTTGAATTTTTAGACCTCTCAGAAAATAGGTTATATGGGCCTATGCCTTCTTGCTTCAATGCTTCATCATTGCGCTTCTTGTTTTTACAAAAGAACAGTCTAAATGGATCCATACCCCATGTGCTTCTTAGAAGTCCTAATTTAGTGGCACTTGATCTGACAGATAATAGTTTTTTTGGACATATTCCATCTTGGATCAGTCAGCTCTCCCAATTGCGTGTGCTTTTATTGGGAGGTAATGAATTGCATGGCAGTATTCCTAATCAGTTGTGTGAATCAAGAAATGTGAGTATCATGGATCTTTCAAGTAATTTACTTTCAGGTTCCATACCTTCGTGCT
This window harbors:
- the LOC110653177 gene encoding receptor-like protein 56, coding for MPDTMAGSFPIQELNNLINLEVLDLRYNQFNGSLLSLSKGLCKFKSLVELGLGGNQFSGPLPECIGNLTNLQVLDLSFNQLSGNFQSVVSKLTSLKYLLLSGNEFEGLFSFSALANHSKLEVFLLSSGSRRLELETEHPTWFPTFQLKYIDLSNCNLNVRTRAIPSFLLYQNDIRFIDLSHNMLFGTFPSWILRNNSKLQVMNLMNNSFTGTFHLPNYKHDLLKFDISSNNITGVLPKEFGLVLSNLLYINMSRNNFNGNVPSSISEIQELYVLDLSHNKFSGELPGSLFANCTIDCTLILSNNNLQGNIFPQNMNLRSLTTLDMKNNNFSAMIGVDFLDRSSLSFLDISNNKVSGPFPRQLCNMSSLEFLDLSENRLYGPMPSCFNASSLRFLFLQKNSLNGSIPHVLLRSPNLVALDLTDNSFFGHIPSWISQLSQLRVLLLGGNELHGSIPNQLCESRNVSIMDLSSNLLSGSIPSCFNNISFGNNISFRMTGVDYFYPMNERYEVVCAPRDSSIDLNLPCLYWNSLEDVEVEFAMKYRYNSYRGDIINLMAGIDLSCNELSGRIPQEMGDLHGIRSLNLSNNHLIGSIPVSFSNLRTLESLDLGNNNLNGEIPSELVMLNFLEIFNVSYNNLSGRVLDKEQFGTFDENSYKGNPGLCGPLIHRSCSTDETPPPSPSIDVEEEDEGGIDMVWFYWSFCASYVTILLVLVAILCINKHWCMLWFNLIDICINSISIWLNQ